A section of the Salvelinus fontinalis isolate EN_2023a chromosome 33, ASM2944872v1, whole genome shotgun sequence genome encodes:
- the LOC129831871 gene encoding protein Aster-B-like isoform X12, translated as MIDCTASNSNRSTPACSPVLRPKRSRSPTPQSLEPSENMVEKGHSDHSSDKSPSTPEQVVQRTYSLQSARSGGKNSKSHKRLSKKSQSWYNHERQHILRVLSPTYKQRNEDFRKLFKQLPDTERLIVDYSCALQRDILLQGRLYLSENWICFYSNIFRWETLLTVRLKDICTMTKEKTARLIPNAIQVSTDGEKHFFTSFGARDRTYMMMFRLWQNALLDKPLCPKELWHFVHQCYGNELGLTSDDEDYVPPDDDFNTMGFCEEIPNEENEISNDNSSKSSAEAKHEGSPPSTHKKCIITNSTISSSISSEPLSVSLCDIIEFDLPPEEYIDCLPDGELLALPLVLEQSLLEASGLVPSTSLDFNDNEDIPTELSDSSETHDEAGEVQAFHDDLKGRQYIDEVYKFSVDKMYDILFTESQFMTVFMEQRRFSDIVFHPWKKDDAAGNQTREIMYTISLSNPLAPKTATVTETQTLYKASHESECYIIDAEVTTHDVPYHDYFYTLNRYMLTRVAKNKCRLRVSTELRYRKQPWGLVKGFIEKNFWSGLDENFRHLELELSKVEDVVLGSTRPSPKVKGVKTSVRRRKRPLVHLRSQHLDDALLSPVTTPTDDEVIHRIKHAGVTDSTQTRHMPEHLPGGFSLYSVPKLLLIISFVLVLLVFLNMMLFYKLSMLEYSAQHFTTRQGLRIHESKLPQTQMEWAQLLESQQLYHDAELQKWREIIKSSVVLLDQMKDSLLNLQRGIGLRDYSSEAEEKRSRYH; from the exons ATGATTGACTG CACTGCCAGTAACTCGAACAGGAGCACGCCTGCTTGCTCGCCCGTCCTGCGTCCTAAACGCTCGCGCTCGCCCACGCCCCAGAGCCTGGAGCCTAGTGAGAATATGGTGGAGAAGGGCCACTCGGACCACTCCTCTGATAAGTCCCCCTCCACCCCCGAGCAAGTGGTCCAGCGAACCTACTCTCTGCAGTCCGCCCGCAGCGGAGGCAAGAACTCCAAG TCTCACAAGCGACTTTCCAAA AAGAGCCAGAGCTGGTACAAT CATGAAAGACAACACATCCTGAGA GTGTTGAGCCCCACATACAAACAGCGTAATGAGGACTTCAGGAAGCTCTTCAAGCAGCTACCGGACACAGAGCGGCTCATCGTGG ATTACTCCTGCGCCCTACAACGAGACATTCTCCTGCAGGGCCGACTCTACCTCTCAGAAAACTGGATCTGTTTTTATAGCAACATCTTCCGCTGGGAAACGCTG CTGACAGTGAGGCTGAAGGACATCTGCACCATGACGAAGGAGAAGACAGCCCGCCTCATCCCCAATGCCATCCAGGTGTCCACAGATGGTGAGAAG CACTTTTTCACCTCATTTGGAGCGCGGGACAGGACCTACATGATGATGTTCAGGTTGTGGCAGAATGCACTGCTGGACAAA CCCTTGTGCCCCAAAGAGCTATGGCACTTTGTCCATCAGTGCTATGGCAACGAACTAGGCCTGACCAGTGACGACGAGGACTACGTTCCCCCTGACGACGACTTCAACACCATGGG GTTCTGTGAGGAGATCCCTAACGAGGAGAATGAGATCAGTAATGACAACTCGTCTAAGAGCAGCGCGGAGGCCAAACACGAGGGCAGCCCACCATCCACACACAAGAAATGCATCATCACCAACAGCACCATCAGCTCGTCCATCAGCAGCGAGCCCCTCTCTGTGAGTCTCTGCGACAtaatagag TTTGACCTCCCTCCAGAGGAGTACATCGACTGCCTCCCTGACGGGGAGCTGCTGGCCTTGCCCCTGGTGCTGGAGCAGAGCCTATTGGAGGCCAGCGGCCTGGTGCCCTCGACCTCCCTGGACTTCAACGACAATGAAGACATCCCCACCGAACTTAGCGACTCCTCAGAAACCCACGATGAGG CAGGGGAGGTGCAGGCCTTCCACGATGACCTTAAAGGGAGACAGTACATCGATGAGGTTTACAAGTTCAGTGTGGACAAGATGTACGACATCCTCTTCACAGAATCCCAGTTTATGACCGTCTTCATGGAGCAGCGCAGGTTTTCAG ATATAGTGTTTCACCCCTGGAAGAAGGACGACGCAGCGGGGAACCAGACGAGAGAGATCATGTACACCATCTCCCTGTCCAACCCGCTGGCCCCCAAGACAGCCACGGTCACAGAGACGCAGACACTGTACAAGGCCAGCCATGAGAGTGAGTGCTACATCATCGATGCTGAAGTCACCACACACGACGTTCCTTACCACGACTACTTCTACACGCTCAACCGTTACATGCTGACACGGGTGGCCAAGAACAAGTGCCGGTTAAG GGTGTCCACTGAGCTGCGTTACAGAAAACAGCCATGGGGATTAGTGAAGGGCTTCATCGAGAAGAACTTCTGGAGCGGGCTGGACGAGAACTTCCGCCATCTTG AGTTGGAGCTGTCGAAGGTGGAGGATGTGGTTTTGGGATCGACCCGGCCTTCTCCCAAGGTCAAGGGGGTGAAGACGTCTGTGAGGCGGAGGAAGAGACCCCTGGTCCACCTACGGAGCCAGCACCTGGACGACGCCCTCCTCAGCCCCGTCACCACGCCAACCGATGATGAGGTCATCCACCGCATCAAACATGCGGGCGTGACAG ATTCCACTCAGACCAGGCACATGCCTGAGCACCTTCCTGGAGGCTTCTCCCTCTACAGCGTGCCCAAACTGCTGCTCATCATCAGCTTTGT ccTGGTTTTGCTGGTGTTCCTCAACATGATGCTGTTCTATAAGCTGTCGATGCTGGAGTATTCTGCACAGCATTTTACCACCCGGCAAGGGCTGCGGATACATGAAAG TAAACTGCCCCAGACGCAGATGGAGTGGGCCCAGCTCCTGGAGTCCCAACAGCTTTACCATGACGCTGAGCTGCAGAAGTGGAGAGAGATCATCAAATCCTCAGTGGTACTATTAGACCAG ATGAAAGACTCTCTACTGAACCTTCAAAGGGGCATTGGCTTAAGGGACTACAGCTCAGAAGCTGAGGAGAAAAGAAGCCGTTACCACTGA
- the LOC129831871 gene encoding protein Aster-B-like isoform X14: protein MSCLLCRSDSAADKISTASNSNRSTPACSPVLRPKRSRSPTPQSLEPSENMVEKGHSDHSSDKSPSTPEQVVQRTYSLQSARSGGKNSKSHKRLSKKSQSWYNHERQHILRVLSPTYKQRNEDFRKLFKQLPDTERLIVDYSCALQRDILLQGRLYLSENWICFYSNIFRWETLLTVRLKDICTMTKEKTARLIPNAIQVSTDGEKHFFTSFGARDRTYMMMFRLWQNALLDKPLCPKELWHFVHQCYGNELGLTSDDEDYVPPDDDFNTMGFCEEIPNEENEISNDNSSKSSAEAKHEGSPPSTHKKCIITNSTISSSISSEPLSVSLCDIIEFDLPPEEYIDCLPDGELLALPLVLEQSLLEASGLVPSTSLDFNDNEDIPTELSDSSETHDEAGEVQAFHDDLKGRQYIDEVYKFSVDKMYDILFTESQFMTVFMEQRRFSDIVFHPWKKDDAAGNQTREIMYTISLSNPLAPKTATVTETQTLYKASHESECYIIDAEVTTHDVPYHDYFYTLNRYMLTRVAKNKCRLRVSTELRYRKQPWGLVKGFIEKNFWSGLDENFRHLELELSKVEDVVLGSTRPSPKVKGVKTSVRRRKRPLVHLRSQHLDDALLSPVTTPTDDEVIHRIKHAGVTDSTQTRHMPEHLPGGFSLYSVPKLLLIISFVLVLLVFLNMMLFYKLSMLEYSAQHFTTRQGLRIHESKLPQTQMEWAQLLESQQLYHDAELQKWREIIKSSVVLLDQMKDSLLNLQRGIGLRDYSSEAEEKRSRYH, encoded by the exons CACTGCCAGTAACTCGAACAGGAGCACGCCTGCTTGCTCGCCCGTCCTGCGTCCTAAACGCTCGCGCTCGCCCACGCCCCAGAGCCTGGAGCCTAGTGAGAATATGGTGGAGAAGGGCCACTCGGACCACTCCTCTGATAAGTCCCCCTCCACCCCCGAGCAAGTGGTCCAGCGAACCTACTCTCTGCAGTCCGCCCGCAGCGGAGGCAAGAACTCCAAG TCTCACAAGCGACTTTCCAAA AAGAGCCAGAGCTGGTACAAT CATGAAAGACAACACATCCTGAGA GTGTTGAGCCCCACATACAAACAGCGTAATGAGGACTTCAGGAAGCTCTTCAAGCAGCTACCGGACACAGAGCGGCTCATCGTGG ATTACTCCTGCGCCCTACAACGAGACATTCTCCTGCAGGGCCGACTCTACCTCTCAGAAAACTGGATCTGTTTTTATAGCAACATCTTCCGCTGGGAAACGCTG CTGACAGTGAGGCTGAAGGACATCTGCACCATGACGAAGGAGAAGACAGCCCGCCTCATCCCCAATGCCATCCAGGTGTCCACAGATGGTGAGAAG CACTTTTTCACCTCATTTGGAGCGCGGGACAGGACCTACATGATGATGTTCAGGTTGTGGCAGAATGCACTGCTGGACAAA CCCTTGTGCCCCAAAGAGCTATGGCACTTTGTCCATCAGTGCTATGGCAACGAACTAGGCCTGACCAGTGACGACGAGGACTACGTTCCCCCTGACGACGACTTCAACACCATGGG GTTCTGTGAGGAGATCCCTAACGAGGAGAATGAGATCAGTAATGACAACTCGTCTAAGAGCAGCGCGGAGGCCAAACACGAGGGCAGCCCACCATCCACACACAAGAAATGCATCATCACCAACAGCACCATCAGCTCGTCCATCAGCAGCGAGCCCCTCTCTGTGAGTCTCTGCGACAtaatagag TTTGACCTCCCTCCAGAGGAGTACATCGACTGCCTCCCTGACGGGGAGCTGCTGGCCTTGCCCCTGGTGCTGGAGCAGAGCCTATTGGAGGCCAGCGGCCTGGTGCCCTCGACCTCCCTGGACTTCAACGACAATGAAGACATCCCCACCGAACTTAGCGACTCCTCAGAAACCCACGATGAGG CAGGGGAGGTGCAGGCCTTCCACGATGACCTTAAAGGGAGACAGTACATCGATGAGGTTTACAAGTTCAGTGTGGACAAGATGTACGACATCCTCTTCACAGAATCCCAGTTTATGACCGTCTTCATGGAGCAGCGCAGGTTTTCAG ATATAGTGTTTCACCCCTGGAAGAAGGACGACGCAGCGGGGAACCAGACGAGAGAGATCATGTACACCATCTCCCTGTCCAACCCGCTGGCCCCCAAGACAGCCACGGTCACAGAGACGCAGACACTGTACAAGGCCAGCCATGAGAGTGAGTGCTACATCATCGATGCTGAAGTCACCACACACGACGTTCCTTACCACGACTACTTCTACACGCTCAACCGTTACATGCTGACACGGGTGGCCAAGAACAAGTGCCGGTTAAG GGTGTCCACTGAGCTGCGTTACAGAAAACAGCCATGGGGATTAGTGAAGGGCTTCATCGAGAAGAACTTCTGGAGCGGGCTGGACGAGAACTTCCGCCATCTTG AGTTGGAGCTGTCGAAGGTGGAGGATGTGGTTTTGGGATCGACCCGGCCTTCTCCCAAGGTCAAGGGGGTGAAGACGTCTGTGAGGCGGAGGAAGAGACCCCTGGTCCACCTACGGAGCCAGCACCTGGACGACGCCCTCCTCAGCCCCGTCACCACGCCAACCGATGATGAGGTCATCCACCGCATCAAACATGCGGGCGTGACAG ATTCCACTCAGACCAGGCACATGCCTGAGCACCTTCCTGGAGGCTTCTCCCTCTACAGCGTGCCCAAACTGCTGCTCATCATCAGCTTTGT ccTGGTTTTGCTGGTGTTCCTCAACATGATGCTGTTCTATAAGCTGTCGATGCTGGAGTATTCTGCACAGCATTTTACCACCCGGCAAGGGCTGCGGATACATGAAAG TAAACTGCCCCAGACGCAGATGGAGTGGGCCCAGCTCCTGGAGTCCCAACAGCTTTACCATGACGCTGAGCTGCAGAAGTGGAGAGAGATCATCAAATCCTCAGTGGTACTATTAGACCAG ATGAAAGACTCTCTACTGAACCTTCAAAGGGGCATTGGCTTAAGGGACTACAGCTCAGAAGCTGAGGAGAAAAGAAGCCGTTACCACTGA
- the LOC129831871 gene encoding protein Aster-B-like isoform X13, which produces MHKNKAKQRKWKKLIWRPQSTASNSNRSTPACSPVLRPKRSRSPTPQSLEPSENMVEKGHSDHSSDKSPSTPEQVVQRTYSLQSARSGGKNSKSHKRLSKKSQSWYNHERQHILRVLSPTYKQRNEDFRKLFKQLPDTERLIVDYSCALQRDILLQGRLYLSENWICFYSNIFRWETLLTVRLKDICTMTKEKTARLIPNAIQVSTDGEKHFFTSFGARDRTYMMMFRLWQNALLDKPLCPKELWHFVHQCYGNELGLTSDDEDYVPPDDDFNTMGFCEEIPNEENEISNDNSSKSSAEAKHEGSPPSTHKKCIITNSTISSSISSEPLSVSLCDIIEFDLPPEEYIDCLPDGELLALPLVLEQSLLEASGLVPSTSLDFNDNEDIPTELSDSSETHDEAGEVQAFHDDLKGRQYIDEVYKFSVDKMYDILFTESQFMTVFMEQRRFSDIVFHPWKKDDAAGNQTREIMYTISLSNPLAPKTATVTETQTLYKASHESECYIIDAEVTTHDVPYHDYFYTLNRYMLTRVAKNKCRLRVSTELRYRKQPWGLVKGFIEKNFWSGLDENFRHLELELSKVEDVVLGSTRPSPKVKGVKTSVRRRKRPLVHLRSQHLDDALLSPVTTPTDDEVIHRIKHAGVTDSTQTRHMPEHLPGGFSLYSVPKLLLIISFVLVLLVFLNMMLFYKLSMLEYSAQHFTTRQGLRIHESKLPQTQMEWAQLLESQQLYHDAELQKWREIIKSSVVLLDQMKDSLLNLQRGIGLRDYSSEAEEKRSRYH; this is translated from the exons CACTGCCAGTAACTCGAACAGGAGCACGCCTGCTTGCTCGCCCGTCCTGCGTCCTAAACGCTCGCGCTCGCCCACGCCCCAGAGCCTGGAGCCTAGTGAGAATATGGTGGAGAAGGGCCACTCGGACCACTCCTCTGATAAGTCCCCCTCCACCCCCGAGCAAGTGGTCCAGCGAACCTACTCTCTGCAGTCCGCCCGCAGCGGAGGCAAGAACTCCAAG TCTCACAAGCGACTTTCCAAA AAGAGCCAGAGCTGGTACAAT CATGAAAGACAACACATCCTGAGA GTGTTGAGCCCCACATACAAACAGCGTAATGAGGACTTCAGGAAGCTCTTCAAGCAGCTACCGGACACAGAGCGGCTCATCGTGG ATTACTCCTGCGCCCTACAACGAGACATTCTCCTGCAGGGCCGACTCTACCTCTCAGAAAACTGGATCTGTTTTTATAGCAACATCTTCCGCTGGGAAACGCTG CTGACAGTGAGGCTGAAGGACATCTGCACCATGACGAAGGAGAAGACAGCCCGCCTCATCCCCAATGCCATCCAGGTGTCCACAGATGGTGAGAAG CACTTTTTCACCTCATTTGGAGCGCGGGACAGGACCTACATGATGATGTTCAGGTTGTGGCAGAATGCACTGCTGGACAAA CCCTTGTGCCCCAAAGAGCTATGGCACTTTGTCCATCAGTGCTATGGCAACGAACTAGGCCTGACCAGTGACGACGAGGACTACGTTCCCCCTGACGACGACTTCAACACCATGGG GTTCTGTGAGGAGATCCCTAACGAGGAGAATGAGATCAGTAATGACAACTCGTCTAAGAGCAGCGCGGAGGCCAAACACGAGGGCAGCCCACCATCCACACACAAGAAATGCATCATCACCAACAGCACCATCAGCTCGTCCATCAGCAGCGAGCCCCTCTCTGTGAGTCTCTGCGACAtaatagag TTTGACCTCCCTCCAGAGGAGTACATCGACTGCCTCCCTGACGGGGAGCTGCTGGCCTTGCCCCTGGTGCTGGAGCAGAGCCTATTGGAGGCCAGCGGCCTGGTGCCCTCGACCTCCCTGGACTTCAACGACAATGAAGACATCCCCACCGAACTTAGCGACTCCTCAGAAACCCACGATGAGG CAGGGGAGGTGCAGGCCTTCCACGATGACCTTAAAGGGAGACAGTACATCGATGAGGTTTACAAGTTCAGTGTGGACAAGATGTACGACATCCTCTTCACAGAATCCCAGTTTATGACCGTCTTCATGGAGCAGCGCAGGTTTTCAG ATATAGTGTTTCACCCCTGGAAGAAGGACGACGCAGCGGGGAACCAGACGAGAGAGATCATGTACACCATCTCCCTGTCCAACCCGCTGGCCCCCAAGACAGCCACGGTCACAGAGACGCAGACACTGTACAAGGCCAGCCATGAGAGTGAGTGCTACATCATCGATGCTGAAGTCACCACACACGACGTTCCTTACCACGACTACTTCTACACGCTCAACCGTTACATGCTGACACGGGTGGCCAAGAACAAGTGCCGGTTAAG GGTGTCCACTGAGCTGCGTTACAGAAAACAGCCATGGGGATTAGTGAAGGGCTTCATCGAGAAGAACTTCTGGAGCGGGCTGGACGAGAACTTCCGCCATCTTG AGTTGGAGCTGTCGAAGGTGGAGGATGTGGTTTTGGGATCGACCCGGCCTTCTCCCAAGGTCAAGGGGGTGAAGACGTCTGTGAGGCGGAGGAAGAGACCCCTGGTCCACCTACGGAGCCAGCACCTGGACGACGCCCTCCTCAGCCCCGTCACCACGCCAACCGATGATGAGGTCATCCACCGCATCAAACATGCGGGCGTGACAG ATTCCACTCAGACCAGGCACATGCCTGAGCACCTTCCTGGAGGCTTCTCCCTCTACAGCGTGCCCAAACTGCTGCTCATCATCAGCTTTGT ccTGGTTTTGCTGGTGTTCCTCAACATGATGCTGTTCTATAAGCTGTCGATGCTGGAGTATTCTGCACAGCATTTTACCACCCGGCAAGGGCTGCGGATACATGAAAG TAAACTGCCCCAGACGCAGATGGAGTGGGCCCAGCTCCTGGAGTCCCAACAGCTTTACCATGACGCTGAGCTGCAGAAGTGGAGAGAGATCATCAAATCCTCAGTGGTACTATTAGACCAG ATGAAAGACTCTCTACTGAACCTTCAAAGGGGCATTGGCTTAAGGGACTACAGCTCAGAAGCTGAGGAGAAAAGAAGCCGTTACCACTGA